Proteins found in one Triticum aestivum cultivar Chinese Spring chromosome 4D, IWGSC CS RefSeq v2.1, whole genome shotgun sequence genomic segment:
- the LOC123098666 gene encoding UDP-glycosyltransferase TURAN isoform X1, with the protein MALTGGTNSSGLFSRFWIPTESRAPPSPSPPVAAPPALPHDPPSRRPHLALPLPLTLGEKDSTAMAEEAGRRRRAAVVVLGDIGRSPRMQYHSLSLANQAGMEVDIVANGGSDPHLSLRENPSIHIHEMKSVQLSGISKISGALALLLKAAIQFIMLIWFLCFKIPRPDVFIVQNPPSVPTLAAVKLVSWLRGAKFIVDWHNFGYTLLGLSHGRSHVIVKVYFWFEKHFGRMADGAFCVTKAMQHELAQNWGIKATVLYDHSPEFFRPASLTEKHELFCRLGGSICGAMGSADCISVEKEVEDKNTTVLTGKIDGGVSLKPNRPALVVSSTSWTPDEDFSILLEAALMYDRRVAATLGEEDSMDEGQLWIDIKNGKQFDYPRLLFVITGKGPDRKKYEEQIKRLKLRRVAFRTMWLASEDYPLLLGSADLGVSLHTSSSGLDLPMKVVDMFGCGLPVCAASFSCIEELVKVNRNGLLFSTSSELADELMMLFKGFPEECDTLKSLKDGALSTGSSSKWSAEWGTNALPLVNQVIG; encoded by the exons ATggccctgacaggtgggaccaacaGTTCAGGACTTTTCAGCCGTTTTTGGATCCCAACAGAGAGCAGAGCTCCTCCGTCCCCatcgccgccggtcgccgcccctCCGGCCCTCCCCCACGACCCCCCTTCCCGCCGTCCACACCTAGCGCTGCCCCTCCCCCTCACTCTGGGGGAAAAAGATTCGACGGCGATGGCGGAGGAGGCAGGAAGGAGGAGGCGCGCGGCGGTGGTTGTGCTGGGCGACATCGGCCGCAGCCCGCGGATGCAGTACCACTCCCTCTCGCTCGCCAACCAG GCCGGCATGGAAGTGGACATTGTTGCAAACGGAG GAAGTGATCCCCATTTATCCCTGAGAGAGAATCCATCAATTCATATACACGAGATG AAATCAGTGCAGTTATCGGGAATTTCAAAGATATCTGGTGCCCTGGCGCTGCTACTTAAAGCTGCCATCCAGTTTATCATGCTGATTTGGTTTCTCTGCTTTAAGATTCCTCGCCCTGATGTCTTCATTGTTCAG AATCCACCCTCCGTTCCAACATTGGCGGCTGTAAAACTGGTTAGCTGGCTAAGAGGTGCTAAATTTATTGTGGATTGGCATAACTTTGGATATACTTTGCTTGGGTTGTCTCATGGCAGAAGTCATGTAATAGTCAAAGTCTATTTTTG GTTTGAGAAGCACTTTGGACGTATGGCTGATGGTGCCTTTTGCGTTACGAAAGCAATGCAACATGAGCTTGCTCAAAATTGGGGAATCAA AGCAACAGTTCTTTATGATCATTCTCCTGAATTTTTCCGTCCTGCTTCCTTGACTGAGAAACATGAG TTGTTCTGCAGGTTGGGTGGTTCCATTTGTGGTGCTATGGGCAGTGCTGATTGCATCTCTGTTG AAAAAGAAGTGGAAGACAAGAACACTACTGTACTTACTGGCAAGATTGATGGTGGAGTTTCGTTGAAGCCTAATAGACCTGCACTTGTTGTGAGCAGCACAAGCTG GACACCAGATGAAGATTTCAGCATACTTCTGGAAGCAGCACTGATGTATGATAGACGTGTTGCTGCAACATTAGGTGAAGAGGATTCAATGGACGAGGGGCAGCTTTGGATTGATATCAAGAATGGAAAGCAATTTGATTACCCAAGATTGCTTTTCGTTATCACAG GTAAAGGGCCTGATAGGAAGAAATATGAGGAGCAAATAAAAAGGTTAAAATTGAGACGTGTTGCCTTCCGGACTATGTGGCTTGCATCGGAGGACTATCCTCTATTGCTAG GATCAGCTGATCTAGGCGTATCGCTTCATACATCCTCGTCGGGGCTTGATCTACCTATGAAG GTGGTTGATATGTTTGGATGTGGATTACCAGTTTGTGCCGCTTCATTCTCCTG CATCGAGGAGCTTGTAAAAGTAAACAGAAATGGACTTCTTTTCTCAACATCTTCGGAGCTCGCAGATGAACTTATG ATGCTCTTCAAGGGATTTCCAGAGGAATGCGATACCCTGAAATCCCTGAAGGATGGTGCCTTGAGTACAGGGTCATCTTCCAAATGGTCAGCAGAATGGGGAACTAATGCACTTCCTTTGGTGAATCAG GTCATAGGCTAA
- the LOC123098666 gene encoding UDP-glycosyltransferase TURAN isoform X2, whose amino-acid sequence MALTGGTNSSGLFSRFWIPTESRAPPSPSPPVAAPPALPHDPPSRRPHLALPLPLTLGEKDSTAMAEEAGRRRRAAVVVLGDIGRSPRMQYHSLSLANQAGMEVDIVANGGSDPHLSLRENPSIHIHEMKSVQLSGISKISGALALLLKAAIQFIMLIWFLCFKIPRPDVFIVQNPPSVPTLAAVKLVSWLRGAKFIVDWHNFGYTLLGLSHGRSHVIVKVYFWFEKHFGRMADGAFCVTKAMQHELAQNWGIKATVLYDHSPEFFRPASLTEKHELFCRLGGSICGAMGSADCISVEVEDKNTTVLTGKIDGGVSLKPNRPALVVSSTSWTPDEDFSILLEAALMYDRRVAATLGEEDSMDEGQLWIDIKNGKQFDYPRLLFVITGKGPDRKKYEEQIKRLKLRRVAFRTMWLASEDYPLLLGSADLGVSLHTSSSGLDLPMKVVDMFGCGLPVCAASFSCIEELVKVNRNGLLFSTSSELADELMMLFKGFPEECDTLKSLKDGALSTGSSSKWSAEWGTNALPLVNQVIG is encoded by the exons ATggccctgacaggtgggaccaacaGTTCAGGACTTTTCAGCCGTTTTTGGATCCCAACAGAGAGCAGAGCTCCTCCGTCCCCatcgccgccggtcgccgcccctCCGGCCCTCCCCCACGACCCCCCTTCCCGCCGTCCACACCTAGCGCTGCCCCTCCCCCTCACTCTGGGGGAAAAAGATTCGACGGCGATGGCGGAGGAGGCAGGAAGGAGGAGGCGCGCGGCGGTGGTTGTGCTGGGCGACATCGGCCGCAGCCCGCGGATGCAGTACCACTCCCTCTCGCTCGCCAACCAG GCCGGCATGGAAGTGGACATTGTTGCAAACGGAG GAAGTGATCCCCATTTATCCCTGAGAGAGAATCCATCAATTCATATACACGAGATG AAATCAGTGCAGTTATCGGGAATTTCAAAGATATCTGGTGCCCTGGCGCTGCTACTTAAAGCTGCCATCCAGTTTATCATGCTGATTTGGTTTCTCTGCTTTAAGATTCCTCGCCCTGATGTCTTCATTGTTCAG AATCCACCCTCCGTTCCAACATTGGCGGCTGTAAAACTGGTTAGCTGGCTAAGAGGTGCTAAATTTATTGTGGATTGGCATAACTTTGGATATACTTTGCTTGGGTTGTCTCATGGCAGAAGTCATGTAATAGTCAAAGTCTATTTTTG GTTTGAGAAGCACTTTGGACGTATGGCTGATGGTGCCTTTTGCGTTACGAAAGCAATGCAACATGAGCTTGCTCAAAATTGGGGAATCAA AGCAACAGTTCTTTATGATCATTCTCCTGAATTTTTCCGTCCTGCTTCCTTGACTGAGAAACATGAG TTGTTCTGCAGGTTGGGTGGTTCCATTTGTGGTGCTATGGGCAGTGCTGATTGCATCTCTGTTG AAGTGGAAGACAAGAACACTACTGTACTTACTGGCAAGATTGATGGTGGAGTTTCGTTGAAGCCTAATAGACCTGCACTTGTTGTGAGCAGCACAAGCTG GACACCAGATGAAGATTTCAGCATACTTCTGGAAGCAGCACTGATGTATGATAGACGTGTTGCTGCAACATTAGGTGAAGAGGATTCAATGGACGAGGGGCAGCTTTGGATTGATATCAAGAATGGAAAGCAATTTGATTACCCAAGATTGCTTTTCGTTATCACAG GTAAAGGGCCTGATAGGAAGAAATATGAGGAGCAAATAAAAAGGTTAAAATTGAGACGTGTTGCCTTCCGGACTATGTGGCTTGCATCGGAGGACTATCCTCTATTGCTAG GATCAGCTGATCTAGGCGTATCGCTTCATACATCCTCGTCGGGGCTTGATCTACCTATGAAG GTGGTTGATATGTTTGGATGTGGATTACCAGTTTGTGCCGCTTCATTCTCCTG CATCGAGGAGCTTGTAAAAGTAAACAGAAATGGACTTCTTTTCTCAACATCTTCGGAGCTCGCAGATGAACTTATG ATGCTCTTCAAGGGATTTCCAGAGGAATGCGATACCCTGAAATCCCTGAAGGATGGTGCCTTGAGTACAGGGTCATCTTCCAAATGGTCAGCAGAATGGGGAACTAATGCACTTCCTTTGGTGAATCAG GTCATAGGCTAA